The following DNA comes from Musa acuminata AAA Group cultivar baxijiao chromosome BXJ1-4, Cavendish_Baxijiao_AAA, whole genome shotgun sequence.
AACGATGTGGCAACTGCAATATGTAAGAGACTGAAAGATGGCCCTTGGGCTGGTAAGCTTGATGGTTCTAAATTCATTTTGTAACACAATGCTGGGGCATAATAAAGGATAATTCACTAGTGGTCCTCACAGACATTTTTGGAGAAAAGTAGGTTTGGATAATCTAAATTATGCTTTCATTATGTTGGTGCCAGAAAAAGAAGGTGCTTGTAGAGTTAGAGATTTTTTTACCTATTAGTCTGCTTCATGTGATGATGAAAATTGTTTCAAAGCATTCATGGGATGATTAAAATAGCTTCAAGATTCCAGCCATTGGTCCTTAGGAAGTTCTGAATTAAGTCATTGGCCCCATAGTGTATGTGGTTTCTGAATAACAAGCTGTCAATGCATATAAGGTGATTTCAGCTTGCTACAGGAGATCGGGCTATGGATTcttgataaaattaatttatgagGAATTTTTTGACCAATTTGAATGGTGTACTGGGAATTGAATAAACAAATGTGGCATGAAACAAGGAGGAGATCGACCAGCTTCTTatctcttttatttcttttgataATTTAATGTCCTGTGCATGATCATGAAGGATAAGTGTCGCACTTTAGAATTGTTGAGAAGTAAATTTCAGggcatgaagaattaaaagggctGCCGAGATTTCTTGAATGTTTTTGATAAGAACTTTTGATTAATAAGGTTACAACTGCAATGTTAAACAGACATAAGGATGGGGTCTGACGTTTCTAGATTCCTTTTTTACACAGAATGTTGGGGCATTACAAAGAATGACTAACAAATGGTTCTCACAGATCTTTAGAGGAAAAGTAGGTCTGGAAATTCTAAATTATGTTTTCATCACAATGGTGTCAGAAAAAAGGTTCTTGCAAAGTAAGAGATTTTGAATCTATTAGTCTGCTTCACGTGATTACTAAAATTGCTTCACCAGTCCAGCCAATGAATTTTAGGGAGTTTTGTATAATGTTATTGACATTTGACCATACACGGTCTTAGGTGGTTTATTGACATTTGTCACAAGATATCAGACAAATGTCTCTTAACTGAAATACTTCTTGAAAATGCAGTTGTCTGATGTACCCCTGATTTTTTGGAGACGGAAATTTTAGTTCAAAATTGgttatgaatattttgaaagCTAGTAATTAGGCTGTTCTAAATATTTTCacttttctaaattatttttttctatttctcttaacttttttgttttttttttcctcttctcctCTCTGTTTCATCTTTGTGCTCCTGTATGGTTATAAATGGAGACAAAGGCTAGTGAAGATCAATTAAAGGGTCACTATAATGTAATAGTTTATGAACAACAAATGAGTTTAGGAAAAGAGCATGAGATGGGAGTAAATCACGCGGAGTGACATATCCAATCGAACCTTTTAATCTGAAGATGCGACTTGTCTCCTTAGGAAAATCACCATAAGCAGTCTCTTATGGGAACTCTGCAGATCCAATGCCACACAAATTAGCAATCATTTTGTTGTCAAGAACATTGCTGTGTCCCGCTATAGTGATGAAGATAGTCCAAAGTGGAAGCCCAACGATTGCCATGTTCAGTTTTTGGAGGAGGATTAAATTGCCAGATGCAACACtatttgtaacatcccattagtcccacatgtgGGGAATATGCATAATTAGCTTACAAGGACCTGATTAGTGTATTATGTTACCtcccacttaagcattttggtccgtgattgcacggaccaaaatggagttattgaccacatcccattagtcccacatcggaagtggggaatatgcatgattagcttataagggcctgatgagtgtactatattATCTcctgcttaagtattttggtccgtggttgcaaggaccaaaataaagttattggccagttggctcatcagatccGGGTCGTGAtactattcatttctactgcgggGTGCAACCAGggataatgtaacatcccattagtcccacatcccaTTAATCCCAACCTCCGAAAGAGCAGTCTGGATAAGAAGCAAGCTTCAAGGCTCCCCAAGACAATAGAGCCATCATTGTAGGTAGGGTAAAGAGCACCCAGCGCAAAGCAACCTTTCATTCCCTTGTTTCGTCGTGGCGAAGGAGAGACAATAAAACACCTTTCGTTTTCCCCCTTGGGCGTGCCGCCTTTCTTAACAAGCCCTCGAGCCTCCTTTGCACCGCCTTCCTCCTAGAAGCCTCTGGGTTTCCCCCGAAGTCTGGTATGGAAGGCATCGATTATGCTATGAGAAGAAACAACCTTATTAAGTCTTGCAAAATCAGGGGCTTGCAGATAGAGCTGGGCGGGGAGTCAGTACTAGTTATCAGGTCAGATAGAGGCCTGGCCCGTAAGCTGGCCCCCTTGAAAACCCATGACTCATTAATAAGGATTTGTTACGCGCGATATGCCAACGACTTACTACTTGGAATCGTGGGTGCCATAGAGCTTATCATAGAAATTCAAAACCGTATTACCCACTTCCTACAATCCGGCCTTAACCTTTTGGTAGGCTCTGCAGGATCAACAACCATAGCAGCACGGAGTAAGGTAGAATTCCCTGGTACGGTTATTCGGGAAGTCCCTCCGAGTACCACTCCAAACCAATTATTGCGAGAGCTGGAGAAGCGTCTACGGGTGAAGCACCGAATCCATCTAACTGCTTTCAACCTACGCAGCGCGATCCATTCCAAGTTTAGGGATCTAGGTAATAGTCTCCCGATCAAAGAGCTTACGAAGGGGATGAGCTACAGAGGTCGTTTACAGGAAGCGGTTAAACTAGCTCCGACTCATGGAACAGCTGGAGTAATAAGTCCCCAAGCTTGCATATTCTGGGGGACCTACATCTGGCAAGGATCAAGGGAGATCTCATTGTTGCATAGCTCAGGTCGCAGCAACGTGCCATCAGACGTTCAACAGTCCGTCCCCATTAACTGCTCGGTCACTGATGCCCGGAAGTGTTCATTGTATACTCCTTCGAGTCGGAAGGCAGCGGGGGAAATAGAGGGACACTGGGCGAGATCTTTCAGCAGCGAATTCCCCATACAGATAAGGGCGCCTATGAAAAAGATACTCCGAAGGCTTCGGGATCGAGGTATAATTAGCCAAAGAAGACCAAGGCCTATCCACATAGCCTCTTTTACGAACGTCAGCGACGGAGACATAGTCAATTGGGACGCTGGCTACGCTATAAGTCTTCTTTCCTACTATAGATGCTGCGACAACCTTTACCAAGTGCGAACGATTGTCGACTACCAGATCCGCTGGTCTGCTATATTCACCCCAGCCCACAAACACAAATCTTCGGCACGGAATATAATCCAAAAGTACTCCAAAGACTCAAATATAGTGAATCCAGAAGGTGGTAAGACCCTAGCACAGTTCCCAAACAGCATAGAGCTTGGGAAGTCTATATAGTCTAGCCCGGCCCGGGTAAAGATCCTAACAACGACGTAAACTACATGTTTCAAAAGGAGTTGTCTTGATCTATTAGTTAGGTGCAGTTTCGCACAGTCGTTTACATGAGATTAGTTGAGTAGGCTTGCAATAGTTGTCTGCTATAAGGATAGCTAGGTAGGGCATTAGAAATGAAGGCCGACTTTGATTGTAGTTTGAGTCTTGTAGTCGACCCTCTCCATGCCTATTTTCTCTTTATAATGTGATTTTATTCCTGAATTCCTTTTTTGGTAGCTTACGCGCAATAAGAAGGTATCCTTCCCGGCCCGTAAGATCGCTTCGCTTCTGAAGATTCGCTTCTACCGCTTCAATCAAAACCTTGACATCAATCAATGGCTAAAGCTACTTTGACATCAATAAATAAATTCATTTCAATCAAAAAGCTACCTTGACATCAATCAATGGCAAAAGCTACCTTGAcatcaatgaatgaatgaatgattaATAACCTATATGGGTTCGAGGACCCGTTGGTCAAAGAATAAAGGTAAGGTCCAGATTCCAGGACGGAGCCGTATGACGCGAGAGTCTCACGTACGGTTCCTTTGAGAAGGGTGTTAAACCACAACCTATCAGGCCCGACGAGCGGTCCACGGAGCTGCATCCCTACTCACCCGGTCCATGCACATTGCTCTTTCCAGGAGGTTGGCCGCCTATCCTAGATCTTCCAATTTCCAATAGGATCCCGGGCTCGATCTGGTTTAGTATAAAGGtgaatctttttcttttcctttatatATGGGTCCGTGCAGCATTTCCACGATATCGTTATGATCAATTAATGGGACTTGGCCGGAAAGTTTTCTTGCCACCACTTCCTTCGGTCCAAAACAATTGGGCCCTTTTGATTTATTCCCTTCCTTCGAGGATCTCTTCAATAGTAGAATTTATTGTGGGCTATAGTAAGTGCCCGATATCGTAAGGGGATCGGATCCTACTCGAAGCACTTTCACCAACGACAATAGAGAGGTTCCCGCTCGAACCAGTCAAGAACTATCTAAGACACTTCTCCACCGATCCAAACTAACCTTGAGAGCGTCATACTATAGGAAATCCAGAGTGTAAACTTAAGGAGTCATTTTAGAGCTTTTTCGAGATAGATCAGGGTAGGAGAAATTGTGCATAAGTTGGCCTAGCCGGCACATACATATAGTGGGGAAGCAAACATGGCTAGCtcacgaaagaaaagaaagccttGCCATTTGCTTAGCTTGACATACATCCCACATATGGGTTTGATACATCCCCCATATAGGTTGGAAGAGGTAAAGACGAACTGCTCAGAAGCGCCCTATGGAATCGGAACAGGAGTAGCTTGCTAGCTGGCTTCCTTCCTTGCCTTGCCGATTCGTTGTTCTAATGCTTTGATCCTTCCACGAGTCAGGTGAACTAGAAAAGGTTTATTGCCACTTTCTTTGCATAGTTATAATGCTTTGATCCTTCCACGAGTTACTATAAGGAGTAGTTTATCGACACTTGGAAAAAGAAGAGAGTAACACAAAAACGAGTATTTCCTAGAGTGACACTAAAACAAGTATTTCCCGTGCTCAGAGGCTATAGTTAATATTGACCCGCTCCCACAGGACTTGCTACGATAGCCGACTTCTAAAACTATTGAAGAGGGTAGGGTCCCTGCGTGCAAGAAGCTTGATTTAATGGGCCAAGACACTGCACCAAGTAACTACGTCTGTTACGCGGTAGCAAGTTCAAAGCGGCAGCCGCCAAGCAACGGATagacaagtaactactagacgccaagcaacTACGGAAGACCAAGTAACTACGTCTGTTACACGTCAGTGAGCTAAAAGCGCGGCAAGGCCGCTCCACTTTTTTAATTACAATTCCAGTTTTTGGGAGCTATTGGGCTAACGTTACGCTAAAGTGAGCTAAAAGGGCGTCAGCAGTAGTCATGAGTCATAACGAAGTTATTACAATACCTGTGCTCTGCCGTTGTGCGGCAGTAGGACAAATAGTTAATTATAAACAAGTTATAACAATTCatgtgcccttaagtaattggttgCGCGTTAGCGAGTCGGGGACTTACTTTGCTCGATTCCTGGTTGTGAGTTAAAGCCTCGTGCTGCAGCTCAAGTGTTTTTATCAGTAGCTGGCATTCCTGTTAGTATTTGTTGAAGTTTGAAGCTAGTAAGCAATAGAGTTAATACAAAAAAGAGAGTTAGTTTGAGACAGGCGAGTAAGGATCCCCGGATCAATAGCTATAGCTTCAAAAGCGGGAAAGTATTGTCAGGCAGTGCTCTATTCTTGTTATCAATGGTTCAATTGCTAGTTAGCGGCGGAGGGTCTTAGAAGCACTGGGTCTAGTCTCTGTTAGGAGTCTCTGTTAGGGCAGCTTTTATTCCTGCTATCATTGGTGGAATTTATTATTCTAAGATGAAGCACGAGATGGCACTTGTATAGTATTAAAGGCAGTGGTTTGATTCCCAGGTCCACAAGTGAAAGTATTGGCTGTCCAGGTTCGATTCTAATAAGTAATTGTTTTGATTCCTAGGGTAGTAGCTCCGCTTTGGAGGTAGTAGTTCAAGCCCTATTAGTAGTAGTGCGAGGCTTAGTTCCCAGCTTCATGCGTAGAAGCACTAGTGCAATTCCTATTATGAGTATTATAAGTTCGAA
Coding sequences within:
- the LOC108952608 gene encoding uncharacterized protein LOC108952608, with amino-acid sequence MEGIDYAMRRNNLIKSCKIRGLQIELGGESVLVIRSDRGLARKLAPLKTHDSLIRICYARYANDLLLGIVGAIELIIEIQNRITHFLQSGLNLLVGSAGSTTIAARSKVEFPGTVIREVPPSTTPNQLLRELEKRLRVKHRIHLTAFNLRSAIHSKFRDLGNSLPIKELTKGMSYRGRLQEAVKLAPTHGTAGVISPQACIFWGTYIWQGSREISLLHSSGRSNVPSDVQQSVPINCSVTDARKCSLYTPSSRKAAGEIEGHWARSFSSEFPIQIRAPMKKILRRLRDRGIISQRRPRPIHIASFTNVSDGDIVNWDAGYAISLLSYYRCCDNLYQVRTIVDYQIRWSAIFTPAHKHKSSARNIIQKYSKDSNIVNPEGGKTLAQFPNSIELGKSI